In one Lolium rigidum isolate FL_2022 chromosome 3, APGP_CSIRO_Lrig_0.1, whole genome shotgun sequence genomic region, the following are encoded:
- the LOC124704442 gene encoding succinate dehydrogenase [ubiquinone] flavoprotein subunit, mitochondrial-like, whose protein sequence is MWRSCVSRGLREAKAAAAAASRRLSSTAGSYTVVDHTYDAVVVGAGGAGLRAAIGLSEHGFNTACITKLFPTRSHTVAAQGGINAALGNMSEDDWRWHMYDTVKGSDWLGDQDAIQYMCREAPKAVIELENYGLPFSRTEDGKIYQRAFGGQSLDFGKGGQAYRCACAADRTGHAMLHTLYGQAMKHNTQFFVEYFALDLIMDKEGTCQGVIALNMEDGTLHRFRSTNTIIATGGYGRAYFSATSAHTCTGDGNAMVARAGLPLQDLEFVQFHPTGIYGAGCLITEGSRGEGGILRNSEGERFMERYAPTAKDLASRDVVSRSMTMEIREGRGVGPLKDHIYLHLNHLPPEVLKERLPGISETAAIFAGVDVTKEPIPVLPTVHYNMGGIPTNYHGEVVDIKGDNPDNVIPGLLAAGEAACASVHGANRLGANSLLDIVVFGRACANRVAEISKPGATQKPLENDAGEKTIAWLDKLRNSNGSLPTSKIRLNMQRVMQNNAAVFRTEETLKEGCELISKAQESFHDVKISDRSLIWNSDLIETIELENLLINACITMYSAEARQESRGAHAREDFKTRDDEKWMKHTIGYWEDEKVRLDYRPVHMNTLDDEVEAFPPKARVY, encoded by the exons ATGTGGCGCAGCTGCGTGTCGCGGGGCCTCAGGGaggccaaggccgccgccgcagccgcctccAGGCGCCTCTCATCTACTGCCGGG TCCTACACGGTGGTGGACCACACCTACGATGCGGTCGTGGTCGGGGCTGGAGGCGCCGGGCTCAGGGCGGCGATTGGGCTCTCAGAGCATGGCTTCAACACCGCCTGCATCACCAAGCTCTTCCCCACGCGGTCACACACCGTAGCAGCACAG GGAGGTATAAACGCCGCTCTTGGAAACATGAGCGAAGATGACTGGAGGTGGCATATGTATGATACAGTCAAAGGAAGTGATTGGCTTG GTGACCAAGATGCTATCCAGTATATGTGTAGAGAAGCGCCAAAAGCTGTTATAGAGCTTGAGAACTATGGATTACCATTTTCTAGAACTGAAGACGGGAAGATTTATCAGCGTGCTTTTGGAGGCCAAAGCTTAGACTTTGGAAAAG GTGGCCAGGCCTATCGATGCGCTTGTGCTGCTGACAGAACTGGGCATGCTATGCTACACACACTTTATGGTCAAGCAATGAAGCACAATACTCAGTTTTTTGTTGAATATTTTGCGTTGGACCTTATTATGGACAAGGAAG GCACCTGCCAGGGGGTAATTGCACTaaatatggaggacggcacccttCACCGTTTCCGTTCAACAAATACTATTATAGCAACAGGA GGTTATGGCAGAGCTTACTTCTCAGCCACTTCAGCTCACACATGCACTGGAGATGGCAATGCTATGGTTGCACGTGCTGGGTTACCCCTTCAG GATCTTGAGTTTGTGCAGTTCCATCCTACAGGCATTTATGGTGCTGGATGCCTCATAACTGAAG GTTCCCGGGGTGAAGGTGGTATTCTTAGGAACAGTGAAGGTGAGAGGTTCATGGAACGATATGCCCCTACTGCAAAAGATCTTGCATCTCGTGATGTTGTCTCAAGATCTATGACAATGGAAATTAGAGAAGGGCGTGGTGTCG GACCATTGAAGGACCATATCTACCTGCACCTTAATCATCTTCCTCCAGAAGTTCTGAAAGAAAGGCTTCCTGGTATATCTGAAACTGctgctatttttgctggtgttgaTGTCACCAAAGAGCCTATTCCTGTGTTGCCAACTGTGCACTATAATATGGGTGGGATCCCGACGAATTATCATGGGGAG GTGGTGGATATCAAGGGTGATAACCCAGACAATGTTATTCCTGGCCTGTTGGCTGCTGGAGAAGCAGCTTGTGCATCTGTCCATGGCGCAAACCGTCTCGGTGCAAATTCACTTCTCGACATTGTTGTATTTGGGAGGGCTTGTGCAAATAGGGTTGCTGAGATTTCCAAGCCAG GAGCGACACAGAAACCTCTTGAAAATGATGCGGGAGAGAAGACCATCGCTTGGTTGGATAAGCTGAGAAACTCAAATGGATCATTGCCTACTTCGAAGATCCGCCTCAACATGCAACGTGTTATGCAAAATAATGCTGCCGTGTTCCGTACTGAGGAAACTCTCAAGGAAG GTTGTGAGCTGATTAGTAAAGCACAAGAAAGTTTCCATGATGTGAAGATCAGTGACAGAAGTCTCATATG GAATTCAGACTTGATAGAGACCATAGAATTAGAAAATCTTCTAATAAATGCATGCATAACCATGTATTCAGCTGAGGCTCGCCAAGAAAGCAGGGGTGCTCATGCTCGCGAAGATTTCAAG ACAAGAGACGACGAGAAGTGGATGAAGCACACGATAGG GTATTGGGAGGATGAAAAGGTTAGACTAGACTACAGGCCAGTTCACATGAATACCTTGGATGATGAAGTCGAGGCTTTTCCGCCAAAAGCTCGTGTTTACTAA